One part of the Lepeophtheirus salmonis chromosome 14, UVic_Lsal_1.4, whole genome shotgun sequence genome encodes these proteins:
- the LOC121129578 gene encoding uncharacterized protein, producing the protein MFFKLASTLCLAFAVAQGAPSAPSSYGAPPPSYGAPPPPPPPQPAYGAPTAPQPTYAAAGQAEPAAPEPTPPYAFNYAVLDAESGNDFSAEEQAEGGIVSGEYKVKLADGKIMTVSYTVEGDSGFVADIVTELPEASTGDGAGSGYGAPAPLAQYLPSYAK; encoded by the coding sequence atgtttttcaagcTTGCTTCTACTCTTTGTCTTGCCTTTGCCGTTGCTCAAGGAGCTCCATCTGCTCCTTCCTCATATGGAGCACCCCCACCATCCTACGGAGCACCACCACCACCTCCTCCACCTCAACCTGCTTATGGAGCACCAACTGCTCCTCAACCAACCTATGCTGCTGCTGGACAAGCTGAACCTGCTGCCCCTGAACCAACTCCTCCTTATGCTTTCAACTACGCTGTTCTTGATGCTGAATCCGGAAATGACTTCAGTGCTGAGGAACAAGCTGAAGGTGGAATCGTCTCTGGTGAATACAAGGTCAAGCTTGCTGATGGAAAAATCATGACTGTGTCTTATACCGTTGAAGGAGACAGTGGATTCGTTGCTGATATTGTCACTGAACTTCCTGAAGCCTCTACTGGTGATGGTGCTGGATCGGGTTATGGTGCTCCCGCTCCTTTGGCCCAATATCTTCCCTCTTATGCCAAATAA
- the LOC121129363 gene encoding uncharacterized protein: protein MSARTKRVKQVVKKKRHKFSYRSEFHQNVFKLASTLCLAFAVAQGAPSAPSSYGAPPPSYGAPPPPPPPQPAYGAPTAPQPTYAAAGQAEPAAPEPTPPYAFNYAVLDAESGNDFSAEEQAEGGIVSGEYKVKLADGKIMTVSYTVEGDSGFVADIVTELPEASTGDGAGSGYGAPAPLAQYLPSYAK from the exons ATGAGCGCTCGAACAAAACGGGTCAAACAAGTAGTAAAGAAGAAGCGTCACAAATTTTCAT ATCGTTCAGAGTTCCATCAAAATGTTTTCAAGCTTGCTTCTACTCTTTGTCTTGCCTTTGCCGTTGCTCAAGGAGCTCCATCTGCTCCTTCCTCATATGGAGCACCCCCACCATCCTACGGAGCACCACCACCACCTCCTCCACCTCAACCTGCTTATGGAGCACCAACTGCTCCTCAACCAACCTATGCTGCTGCTGGACAAGCTGAACCTGCTGCCCCTGAACCAACTCCTCCTTATGCTTTCAACTACGCTGTTCTTGATGCTGAATCCGGAAATGACTTCAGTGCTGAGGAACAAGCTGAAGGTGGAATCGTCTCTGGTGAATACAAGGTCAAGCTTGCTGATGGAAAAATCATGACTGTGTCTTATACCGTTGAAGGAGACAGTGGATTCGTTGCTGATATTGTCACTGAACTTCCTGAAGCCTCTACTGGTGATGGTGCTGGATCGGGTTATGGTGCTCCCGCTCCTTTGGCCCAATATCTTCCCTCTTATGCCAAATAA